A genomic window from Streptomyces sp. NBC_00234 includes:
- a CDS encoding acyl-CoA carboxylase subunit beta: MTVLPTALDTTGPEYAANREAMLAKLTELDTEHARALAGGGEKYVARHRKRGKLLARERIELLIDPDTPFLELSPLAAWGSDPAYAVGASLVTGIGVVEGVECLITANDPTVRGGASNPWTLKKALRANEIAFANRLPCISLVESGGADLPSQKEIFIPGGALFRDLTRLSAAGIPTVAVVFGNSTAGGAYVPGMSDHTVMIKEQSKVFLGGPPLVKMATGEESDDESLGGAEMHARTSGLADHFAVDEQDAVRQARRIVARLNWRKAHADPGPAEPPAYDEDELIGIVPGDLKVPFDPREVIARLVDGSDFDAFKPLYGSSLVTGWARLHGYPVGILANAQGVLFSEESQKAAQFIQLANQRDIPLLFLHNTTGYMVGKEYEQGGIIKHGAMMINAVANSRVPHLSVLMGSSYGAGHYGMCGRAYDPRFLFAWPSSKSAVMGPQQLAGVLSIVARASSAAKGLPYDDEADAGLRAMVEQQIESESLPMFLSGRLYDDGVIDPRDTRTVLGMCLSAIHTAPVEGARGGFGIFRM; this comes from the coding sequence ATGACCGTCCTGCCCACCGCACTCGACACCACCGGCCCCGAGTACGCCGCGAACCGCGAAGCCATGCTCGCGAAGCTCACCGAGCTCGACACCGAGCACGCCAGGGCGCTCGCGGGCGGCGGCGAGAAGTACGTGGCCCGGCACAGGAAGCGCGGGAAGCTCCTCGCCCGGGAGCGGATCGAGCTGCTCATCGACCCGGACACCCCGTTCCTGGAGCTGTCGCCGCTCGCCGCCTGGGGCAGTGACCCCGCGTACGCGGTCGGTGCCTCCCTCGTCACCGGGATCGGAGTGGTGGAGGGGGTGGAATGCCTGATCACCGCCAACGACCCGACCGTGCGCGGCGGGGCCTCCAACCCCTGGACGCTGAAGAAGGCCCTGCGGGCGAACGAGATCGCCTTCGCCAACCGGCTGCCCTGCATCAGCCTCGTCGAGTCCGGCGGCGCCGATCTCCCCTCGCAGAAGGAGATCTTCATCCCCGGCGGGGCGCTCTTCCGCGACCTCACGCGCCTCTCGGCCGCCGGTATCCCGACCGTCGCCGTCGTCTTCGGGAACTCGACCGCCGGCGGGGCGTACGTCCCCGGCATGTCCGACCACACCGTGATGATCAAGGAGCAGTCGAAGGTCTTCCTCGGCGGTCCGCCACTGGTGAAGATGGCGACCGGCGAGGAGAGCGACGACGAGTCGCTCGGCGGCGCGGAGATGCACGCCCGGACCTCCGGTCTCGCCGACCACTTCGCCGTCGACGAGCAGGACGCGGTCCGCCAGGCCCGGCGCATCGTAGCCCGCCTCAACTGGCGCAAGGCGCACGCCGATCCGGGACCGGCCGAGCCGCCCGCGTACGACGAGGACGAGCTGATCGGGATCGTGCCGGGGGATCTGAAGGTCCCCTTCGACCCGCGCGAGGTCATCGCCCGGCTGGTCGACGGCTCCGACTTCGACGCCTTCAAGCCGCTGTACGGAAGCAGCCTGGTCACCGGATGGGCGCGCCTGCACGGCTATCCGGTCGGCATCCTCGCCAACGCCCAGGGCGTGCTGTTCAGCGAGGAGTCGCAGAAGGCCGCCCAGTTCATCCAGCTCGCCAACCAGCGCGACATCCCGCTGCTCTTCCTGCACAACACCACCGGCTACATGGTCGGCAAGGAGTACGAGCAGGGCGGCATCATCAAGCACGGCGCGATGATGATCAACGCGGTGGCGAACTCCCGGGTACCGCACCTGTCCGTGCTCATGGGCTCCTCGTACGGCGCGGGGCACTACGGCATGTGCGGGCGCGCCTACGACCCCCGCTTCCTGTTCGCCTGGCCGAGCAGCAAGTCCGCCGTCATGGGGCCGCAGCAGCTCGCGGGCGTGCTGTCGATCGTCGCGCGCGCCTCCTCCGCCGCCAAGGGCCTGCCGTACGACGACGAGGCCGACGCCGGGCTGCGCGCCATGGTGGAGCAGCAGATCGAGTCGGAGTCCCTGCCGATGTTCCTCTCCGGGCGGCTGTACGACGACGGGGTCATCGACCCGCGCGACACCAGGACCGTCCTCGGGATGTGCCTGTCCGCGATCCACACCGCACCGGTCGAGGGCGCCCGCGGCGGCTTCGGCATCTTCCGGATGTGA
- a CDS encoding acetyl/propionyl/methylcrotonyl-CoA carboxylase subunit alpha has translation MITTLLVANRGEIACRIFRTCRELGISTVAVYSDADADALHVREADTAVRLPGAAPSDTYLRGDLVVAAALAAGADAVHPGYGFLSENAGFAAAVQDAGLLWVGPPVKAIEMMASKTRAKELMAAADVPLLAPVDTAHATDGDLPLLLKAAAGGGGRGMRIVRDLGALAAELTAASAEATAAFGDGEVFAEPYVERGRHVEVQVMADGHGTVWALGTRDCSLQRRHQKVIEEAPAPGLDDALRDRLHDAAVAAARAVGYRGAGTVEFLVSADGRPYFLEMNTRLQVEHPVTEAVFGLDLVALQLRIAEGGPLPADGPPQPRGHAVEARLYAEDPARDWQPQTGALLTLDVPREPGLRLDTGYTGGDTIGVHYDPMIAKVVAHAPTRAEAVRHLARALERARIHGPATNRDLLVRSLRHPDFAAARLDTGFYDRHLDELTQRPDGRELAALAAALADAADRRSGDTGPGPARFGAWRNVASQPQTKRYRAEPDGTETEASYRTTRNGPVPLADVRVVAARPDRVTLETDGVTRHFTVTAHQDRVYVDTATGAHTFTALPRFTDPAERTEPGSLLAPMPGTVVRLADGLAPGVAVEAGQPLIWLEAMKMEHRILAPASGTLTALHAEPGRQVEVGALLAVVTDPAAPEENV, from the coding sequence GTGATCACCACCCTCCTTGTCGCCAACCGGGGCGAGATCGCCTGCCGGATCTTCCGCACCTGCCGTGAGCTGGGCATCTCCACCGTCGCCGTGTACTCGGACGCGGACGCCGACGCCCTGCACGTACGGGAGGCCGACACCGCCGTACGCCTGCCGGGGGCCGCCCCGTCCGACACCTATCTCCGCGGCGACCTCGTCGTCGCCGCCGCGCTCGCCGCGGGCGCCGACGCCGTCCACCCCGGGTACGGCTTCCTCTCCGAGAACGCCGGATTCGCCGCCGCCGTGCAGGACGCCGGGCTCCTCTGGGTGGGACCGCCGGTCAAGGCCATCGAGATGATGGCGTCCAAGACCCGCGCCAAGGAGCTGATGGCAGCCGCCGACGTACCGCTCCTCGCCCCCGTGGACACGGCCCACGCGACCGACGGCGATCTGCCGCTGCTGCTCAAGGCGGCGGCGGGCGGCGGCGGGCGCGGCATGCGGATCGTGCGGGACCTGGGCGCGCTGGCCGCCGAGCTGACCGCCGCATCGGCCGAGGCGACCGCCGCGTTCGGCGACGGCGAGGTCTTCGCCGAGCCGTACGTCGAGCGCGGCCGGCACGTCGAGGTCCAGGTGATGGCCGACGGACACGGGACGGTCTGGGCGCTCGGCACCAGGGACTGCTCGCTCCAGCGCCGCCACCAGAAAGTGATCGAGGAGGCCCCCGCGCCCGGACTCGACGACGCGCTGAGGGACCGGCTGCACGACGCCGCGGTCGCCGCCGCGCGGGCCGTCGGGTACCGCGGGGCGGGCACCGTCGAGTTCCTCGTATCGGCCGACGGGCGCCCCTACTTCCTGGAGATGAACACTCGCCTCCAGGTCGAACACCCGGTGACGGAGGCCGTGTTCGGGCTCGACCTCGTCGCCCTGCAACTGCGGATCGCCGAAGGCGGGCCCCTGCCGGCGGACGGGCCGCCGCAGCCGCGCGGCCACGCCGTCGAGGCCCGCCTCTACGCCGAGGACCCGGCCCGCGACTGGCAGCCGCAGACCGGAGCACTGCTCACCCTGGACGTACCCCGGGAACCCGGGCTGCGCCTCGACACCGGGTACACCGGCGGCGACACCATCGGCGTCCACTACGACCCCATGATCGCCAAGGTCGTCGCCCACGCCCCGACCCGCGCCGAAGCCGTACGCCACCTGGCCCGTGCCCTGGAACGCGCCCGCATCCACGGACCCGCCACCAACCGCGACCTCCTCGTACGCTCCCTGCGCCACCCGGACTTCGCCGCCGCCCGCCTCGATACCGGCTTCTACGACCGCCACCTGGACGAGCTCACCCAGCGGCCGGACGGCCGCGAACTCGCCGCCCTCGCCGCCGCCCTCGCGGACGCCGCGGACCGCCGCTCCGGGGACACGGGCCCCGGCCCCGCCCGCTTCGGCGCCTGGCGCAACGTCGCCTCGCAGCCCCAGACCAAGCGCTACCGCGCCGAACCCGACGGCACCGAGACGGAAGCCTCCTACCGGACCACCCGCAACGGCCCCGTCCCGCTCGCCGACGTCCGGGTCGTCGCCGCCCGCCCGGACCGCGTCACTCTCGAAACCGACGGCGTCACACGGCACTTCACCGTCACCGCCCACCAGGACCGGGTGTACGTCGACACGGCCACCGGCGCGCACACCTTCACCGCGCTGCCCCGCTTCACCGACCCCGCCGAACGCACCGAACCCGGCTCACTGCTCGCCCCCATGCCCGGCACCGTCGTCCGCCTCGCGGACGGCCTCGCACCCGGCGTGGCCGTCGAGGCCGGGCAGCCCCTGATCTGGCTGGAGGCGATGAAGATGGAGCACCGCATCCTCGCTCCCGCCTCCGGCACCCTCACCGCACTCCACGCCGAACCCGGCCGTCAGGTCGAGGTCGGCGCCCTGCTCGCCGTCGTCACCGATCCCGCAGCACCGGAGGAGAACGTATGA
- a CDS encoding acyl-CoA dehydrogenase family protein produces the protein MSTALGTEEHKDLRAAVAALGKRYGRDYMTALVRDGEHPRELWAEAAKLGYLGVNLPEEYGGGGGGMAELSLVLEELGAAGSPLLMMIVSPAICGTVIARFGTEAQKQRWLPGLADGSITMAFGITEPDAGSNSHRITTTARRDGDEWVLTGRKVFVSGVDIAEATLIVGRTEDARSGKLKPCLFIVPRDAPGFGRSPIDMELQAPEKQFELVLDDVRLPADALVGGGTSRSSEAESGGEDAGLLQLFAGLNPERIMTAAFALGMGRYAIARAVDYARTRQVWKEPIGAHQAIAHPLAQSHIELELARLMMQKAARLYDEGDDMGAGEAANMAKYAAAEACVRAVDQAVHTLGGNGLTREYGLASLVTAARVARIAPVSREMILNYVSHQSLGLPKSY, from the coding sequence ATGAGCACCGCCCTCGGCACCGAAGAGCACAAGGACCTGCGCGCCGCCGTCGCCGCCCTCGGCAAGCGCTACGGCCGCGACTACATGACCGCCCTCGTCCGCGACGGGGAGCACCCCCGCGAACTGTGGGCCGAGGCCGCCAAGCTCGGCTACCTCGGGGTGAACCTCCCCGAGGAGTACGGCGGCGGGGGCGGCGGCATGGCCGAACTGTCCCTCGTGCTCGAAGAGCTGGGCGCGGCCGGCTCGCCCCTGCTGATGATGATCGTCTCGCCGGCCATCTGCGGCACCGTCATCGCCCGCTTCGGCACGGAGGCCCAGAAGCAGCGCTGGCTCCCCGGCCTCGCCGACGGCAGCATCACCATGGCCTTCGGCATCACCGAGCCCGACGCCGGGTCCAACTCCCACCGCATCACCACCACCGCCCGCAGGGACGGCGACGAGTGGGTGCTCACCGGGCGCAAGGTCTTCGTCTCCGGAGTCGACATAGCCGAGGCGACCCTGATCGTCGGCCGCACCGAGGACGCCCGCTCCGGCAAGCTCAAGCCCTGCCTCTTCATCGTGCCGCGCGACGCACCCGGCTTCGGGCGCTCGCCGATCGACATGGAACTCCAGGCGCCGGAGAAGCAGTTCGAGCTGGTCCTCGACGACGTACGGCTGCCCGCCGACGCCCTCGTGGGAGGGGGTACCTCCCGCTCGAGCGAAGCCGAGAGTGGGGGAGAGGACGCGGGGCTGCTCCAGCTGTTCGCCGGGCTGAACCCCGAGCGCATCATGACCGCCGCGTTCGCCCTCGGCATGGGCCGCTACGCGATCGCCCGCGCCGTGGACTACGCCCGCACCCGCCAGGTGTGGAAGGAACCCATCGGCGCCCACCAGGCCATCGCCCACCCGCTCGCCCAGTCCCACATCGAACTGGAACTGGCCCGGCTCATGATGCAGAAGGCCGCGCGGCTCTACGACGAGGGCGACGACATGGGCGCGGGCGAGGCCGCGAACATGGCGAAGTACGCCGCCGCCGAAGCCTGCGTGAGGGCCGTCGACCAGGCCGTCCACACCCTCGGCGGCAACGGGCTCACCCGCGAGTACGGCCTCGCGTCGCTCGTCACGGCGGCGCGCGTCGCCCGGATCGCCCCCGTCAGCCGGGAGATGATCCTCAACTACGTCTCCCACCAGTCGCTGGGACTGCCCAAGTCGTACTGA
- a CDS encoding 4-coumarate--CoA ligase family protein produces the protein MVFSSEYADVTALEVPIHEAVLGQAAEFGDTVALVDGTNGLTVTYAQLDTFHRRIAAALAEAGLRKGDVLALHSPNTIAYPAVFYGATRAGAAVTTVHPLATAEEFAKQLDDSGARWIVTISLLLDTARKAAALAGSVREIFVCDQAEGHTSVLDMLGSTAPEPQVAIDPVEDIAALPYSSGTTGAPKGVMLTHRSIATNLEQLRPFIPMGPGDSILAVLPFFHIYGLTALMNAPLRCGATVVVLPRFDLAQFLGAIEKHRISGLYVAPPIVLALAKHPSVGEYDLSSLEYIVSAAAPLDAGLATACSARLGLPPVRQAYGMTELSPGTHVVPLAADNPPAGAVGKLLPNTEMRIVAIDDPGKDVGTGTDGEVLIRGPQVMKGYLGRPEATADMIDSEGWLHTGDIGRVDEEGWLFVVDRVKELIKYKGYQVAPAELEALLLGHERIADAAVIGVYDAEGNEVPKAYLVRRPSDGDHDDPTAEDIMAYVAERVSPYKKVRQAEFVDAVPRAASGKILRRELRDREKPPTPDEESTA, from the coding sequence ATGGTGTTCAGCAGCGAGTACGCAGACGTTACGGCCCTCGAAGTGCCCATCCACGAAGCCGTACTCGGCCAGGCCGCCGAGTTCGGCGACACCGTCGCCCTGGTCGACGGGACGAACGGCCTCACGGTCACGTACGCCCAGCTCGACACCTTCCACCGGCGCATCGCGGCGGCCCTCGCCGAAGCGGGACTGCGCAAGGGCGACGTCCTCGCCCTGCACAGCCCGAACACCATCGCCTACCCGGCCGTCTTCTACGGGGCGACCAGGGCCGGGGCCGCCGTCACCACCGTCCACCCGCTCGCCACCGCCGAGGAGTTCGCCAAACAGCTCGACGACTCCGGGGCGCGCTGGATCGTCACCATCTCCCTGCTCCTGGACACCGCGCGCAAGGCCGCCGCGCTCGCCGGCTCCGTCCGGGAGATCTTCGTCTGCGACCAGGCGGAAGGGCACACCTCCGTCCTCGACATGCTCGGCTCCACCGCCCCCGAACCCCAGGTGGCGATCGACCCCGTCGAGGACATCGCCGCCCTCCCGTACTCCTCGGGCACCACCGGCGCCCCCAAGGGCGTCATGCTCACCCACCGCTCCATCGCCACCAACCTGGAACAGCTGCGCCCCTTCATTCCGATGGGCCCCGGCGACAGCATCCTTGCCGTGCTGCCGTTCTTTCACATTTATGGGTTGACGGCTCTGATGAACGCCCCGCTGCGCTGCGGCGCCACCGTCGTGGTGCTGCCCCGCTTCGACCTCGCCCAGTTCCTCGGCGCGATCGAGAAGCACCGCATCAGCGGGCTGTACGTGGCCCCGCCGATCGTTCTCGCCCTCGCCAAGCACCCCTCCGTCGGGGAGTACGACCTGTCCTCGCTGGAGTACATCGTCAGCGCCGCCGCACCCCTGGACGCCGGCCTCGCCACCGCCTGCTCCGCCCGCCTCGGCCTGCCGCCCGTCCGCCAGGCGTACGGCATGACCGAGCTCTCGCCCGGCACCCACGTCGTCCCGCTGGCCGCCGACAACCCGCCGGCCGGAGCCGTCGGGAAGCTGCTCCCCAACACCGAGATGCGGATCGTGGCCATCGACGACCCCGGCAAGGACGTCGGCACCGGAACCGACGGCGAAGTCCTCATCCGCGGCCCGCAGGTGATGAAGGGCTACCTCGGCCGCCCCGAAGCCACCGCCGACATGATCGACAGCGAGGGCTGGCTGCACACCGGGGACATCGGGCGCGTCGACGAGGAGGGCTGGCTCTTCGTCGTCGACCGGGTGAAGGAACTGATCAAGTACAAGGGCTACCAGGTCGCCCCCGCCGAGCTGGAGGCGCTGCTCCTGGGCCACGAACGGATCGCCGACGCCGCGGTCATCGGGGTGTACGACGCCGAGGGCAACGAGGTCCCCAAGGCGTACCTGGTGCGCCGGCCGTCCGACGGGGACCACGACGATCCGACGGCGGAGGACATCATGGCCTACGTCGCCGAGCGCGTCTCCCCGTACAAGAAGGTGCGGCAGGCCGAGTTCGTCGACGCCGTACCCCGCGCGGCGTCCGGGAAGATCCTGCGGCGCGAACTGCGCGACCGCGAGAAGCCCCCCACCCCTGATGAGGAGAGCACCGCATGA
- a CDS encoding enoyl-CoA hydratase family protein, protein MTLAAPTHTQGITTLTLDSPANRNALSARLVGELGEALDACAADDTVRAVVLTHTGTTFCAGADLTGPPDPAAFVALMRRIVALSKPVVARVTGHVRAGGLGLLSACDISVAGPDASFALTESRLGLAPAVISLPLLARTDQRAAARYFLTGERFDATEAARTGFVTLAAEDVDKALEPVLDGLRRASPQGLRASKELVTATVLKDFDQYAEDLIARSAALFASAEAREGMTAFLERRDPAWVL, encoded by the coding sequence ATGACCCTCGCCGCCCCGACGCACACCCAGGGCATCACCACCCTCACCCTCGACTCACCGGCGAACCGCAACGCGCTCTCCGCGCGGCTCGTCGGTGAACTCGGCGAAGCCCTGGACGCGTGCGCGGCCGACGACACCGTACGGGCGGTCGTCCTCACCCACACCGGCACCACCTTCTGCGCCGGTGCGGACCTGACGGGACCGCCCGACCCGGCGGCGTTCGTCGCGCTCATGCGCCGGATCGTCGCCCTGTCCAAACCGGTGGTCGCCCGGGTCACCGGACACGTCCGGGCCGGCGGCCTCGGGCTGCTGAGCGCCTGCGACATCTCGGTGGCCGGGCCGGACGCCTCGTTCGCCCTCACCGAGTCCCGCCTCGGCCTAGCCCCCGCGGTCATCTCACTGCCCCTGCTGGCCCGCACGGACCAGCGCGCCGCCGCCCGCTACTTCCTCACCGGCGAACGGTTCGACGCCACGGAAGCCGCCCGCACCGGATTCGTCACGCTGGCCGCGGAGGACGTGGACAAGGCGCTCGAACCGGTACTGGACGGACTGCGCAGGGCCTCGCCGCAAGGGCTGCGGGCATCCAAGGAGCTGGTCACGGCTACTGTGCTGAAGGATTTCGACCAGTACGCCGAAGACCTCATCGCCCGCTCGGCAGCCCTCTTCGCCTCAGCCGAGGCACGGGAAGGGATGACGGCCTTCCTCGAACGACGGGACCCCGCATGGGTGTTGTGA
- a CDS encoding TetR/AcrR family transcriptional regulator → MGVVTPPKTPKQDRSRATRLRLLEAAVACLAEHGWAGSTVSVVAERAGVSRGAAQHHFPTREDLFTAAVEYVAEERSAALRALPVQGRTEVVAALVDLYTGPLFRAALQLWVAASNEEQLRPRVTELEARVGRETHRIAVGLLGADEERPGVRETVQGLLDMARGLGLANLLTDDTARRRRVVTQWAALLDGVLD, encoded by the coding sequence ATGGGTGTTGTGACACCCCCGAAGACACCGAAGCAGGACCGGAGCCGCGCCACCCGCCTGCGACTCCTCGAAGCGGCCGTCGCCTGCCTCGCCGAACACGGCTGGGCGGGCTCCACGGTCTCCGTCGTCGCCGAACGCGCCGGGGTGTCGCGCGGGGCTGCCCAGCACCACTTCCCGACCCGCGAGGACCTCTTCACCGCGGCCGTCGAATACGTCGCCGAGGAACGCTCCGCGGCCCTGCGCGCCCTGCCCGTGCAGGGCCGCACGGAGGTCGTCGCCGCCCTCGTCGACCTCTACACCGGACCGCTCTTCCGCGCCGCGCTCCAGCTCTGGGTCGCCGCGTCCAACGAGGAACAGCTCCGCCCCCGCGTCACCGAACTCGAAGCCCGCGTCGGCCGCGAGACCCACCGCATCGCCGTCGGACTCCTCGGCGCCGACGAGGAGAGGCCGGGCGTGCGCGAGACCGTCCAGGGACTCCTGGACATGGCCCGCGGCCTCGGCCTCGCCAACCTCCTGACCGACGACACGGCACGCCGCCGCAGGGTCGTCACCCAGTGGGCGGCCCTGCTGGACGGCGTGCTCGACTGA
- a CDS encoding citrate synthase 2 has protein sequence MSAFVPGLEGVVAFETEIAEPDKEGGSLRYRGVDIEDLVGHVSFGNVWGLLVDGAFNPGLPPAEPFPIPVHSGDIRVDVQSALAMLAPVWGLKPLLDIDERTARDDLARAAVMALSYVAQSARGQGLAMVPQSEIDKAESVVERFMIRWRGEPDPKHVKAVDAYWTSAAEHGMNASTFTARVIASTGADVAAALSGAVGAMSGPLHGGAPSRVLGMIEEIERTGDASAYVKQALDKGERLMGFGHRVYRAEDPRARVLRRTAKELAAPRFEVAEALEKAALEELHARRPDRVLATNVEFWAAIVLDFAEVPAHMFTSMFTCARTAGWSAHILEQKRTGRLVRPSATYIGPGTRDPREIGGYDQIADLGN, from the coding sequence ATGTCCGCCTTCGTACCCGGACTCGAGGGAGTCGTCGCGTTCGAAACGGAGATCGCCGAACCGGACAAGGAAGGCGGCTCGCTCCGCTACCGCGGCGTCGACATCGAGGACCTCGTCGGCCATGTGTCCTTCGGCAATGTCTGGGGCCTGCTGGTGGACGGGGCGTTCAACCCCGGCCTGCCGCCCGCCGAGCCCTTCCCGATCCCCGTCCACTCCGGTGACATCCGGGTGGACGTGCAGTCCGCCCTGGCCATGCTGGCGCCCGTGTGGGGCCTCAAGCCGCTGCTGGACATCGACGAGCGCACGGCGCGCGACGATCTGGCGCGGGCCGCGGTGATGGCCCTGTCGTACGTCGCCCAGTCGGCGCGCGGCCAGGGGCTCGCGATGGTGCCGCAGAGCGAGATCGACAAGGCGGAGTCCGTCGTCGAGCGCTTCATGATCCGCTGGCGCGGCGAGCCGGACCCGAAGCACGTGAAGGCCGTCGACGCCTACTGGACCTCGGCCGCCGAGCACGGCATGAACGCCTCCACCTTCACCGCCCGCGTCATCGCCTCGACCGGCGCCGACGTGGCGGCGGCGCTGTCCGGCGCGGTGGGCGCGATGTCGGGTCCGCTGCACGGCGGCGCCCCGTCCCGGGTCCTCGGCATGATCGAGGAGATCGAGCGGACCGGCGACGCGTCGGCGTACGTGAAGCAGGCCCTGGACAAGGGTGAGCGTCTGATGGGCTTCGGGCACCGGGTGTACCGGGCGGAGGACCCGCGGGCGCGCGTGCTGCGGCGTACGGCGAAGGAACTGGCCGCGCCCCGCTTCGAGGTCGCCGAGGCACTGGAGAAGGCCGCCCTGGAGGAGCTGCACGCGCGGCGCCCGGACCGGGTGCTCGCGACGAACGTGGAGTTCTGGGCGGCGATCGTGCTGGACTTCGCGGAGGTTCCGGCGCACATGTTCACGTCGATGTTCACCTGTGCCCGTACGGCGGGCTGGTCGGCGCACATCCTGGAACAGAAGCGGACGGGCCGGCTGGTGCGTCCGTCGGCCACGTACATCGGCCCGGGGACGCGTGACCCGCGTGAGATCGGTGGCTACGACCAGATCGCGGATCTGGGGAACTGA
- the pdxH gene encoding pyridoxamine 5'-phosphate oxidase, producing MREHYRSEDFTEKDLAADPMDQFAHWFSQVAAGGVLHEPNAMVVSTATPEGRPSSRTVLLKQYDGRGFVFFTNYDSRKGRELAANPYVSLLFPWHPMARQVIVTGSAARVSREETVAYFRTRPHGSQLGAWASEQSTVVGSRKELIDRYEELAARYPEGEKVPAPPHWGGFRVVPDTIEFWQGHANRLHDRLRYVRSTEDPAAWHVERLCP from the coding sequence ATGCGCGAGCACTACCGCTCCGAGGACTTCACCGAGAAGGACCTCGCCGCCGACCCGATGGACCAGTTCGCCCACTGGTTCAGCCAGGTCGCAGCGGGCGGCGTGCTCCACGAGCCGAACGCGATGGTGGTCTCCACGGCCACACCCGAGGGCCGACCGTCCTCCCGCACCGTGCTGCTCAAGCAGTACGACGGGCGGGGCTTCGTCTTCTTCACCAACTACGACTCCCGCAAGGGCCGTGAACTGGCGGCCAACCCGTACGTCTCGCTGCTCTTCCCCTGGCACCCGATGGCCCGCCAGGTCATCGTCACCGGCAGCGCGGCCCGCGTCAGCCGCGAGGAGACGGTCGCCTACTTCCGCACCCGCCCCCACGGCTCCCAGCTGGGTGCCTGGGCGAGCGAGCAGTCGACGGTGGTCGGCTCCCGCAAGGAGCTCATCGACCGCTACGAGGAACTGGCCGCCCGCTACCCGGAGGGCGAGAAGGTCCCGGCGCCCCCGCACTGGGGCGGCTTCCGCGTCGTACCGGACACGATCGAGTTCTGGCAGGGCCACGCGAACCGCCTCCACGACCGCCTGCGCTACGTGCGCTCCACCGAGGACCCGGCCGCCTGGCACGTCGAACGCCTCTGCCCGTAG
- a CDS encoding PAS domain-containing protein, with protein MNASSSSGTTDALGSDGEPESGPPTEAVPGAELLAALLDGMDAALCAFDADGTITHWNREAERVLGWTADEAVGRSGFAGWAVRSADAGDVQGRLMAAMDAPGRSVHEFALLRKDGGRVLVRTQSAGVRGADGKPAGVYCAFSEVHAQIDLERAIALSEALFEEASWGVVLVDVDLRPTVVNAHAARALGGGRTAMLGRPLGDLIVQGVEDLEGSLHHVLAEGPPAAPAELWVTLRTPEGDKRRCWRSGFLRLASPLAEEPVPLGVGWLFQDVTAAKLAEQEADRLRFRSNQLHRAAASAAECEDPMEAATATLDYALAGFADHVVVDLLAPDADAEDPRPVRALSTPADGPGPCLPVSGGSGPVRYAAGHPALQSLDRAGSVRASAGAGTSTAAEAWAVERQWPRDSVHALCAVLRSRGRTLGVVTFLRAANRTAFERPDATYAETVAARVATAVDLSRLTA; from the coding sequence ATGAACGCTTCCAGCAGCAGTGGGACCACGGACGCCCTCGGGTCCGACGGCGAGCCGGAATCAGGGCCGCCGACGGAGGCGGTTCCCGGGGCGGAGCTGCTCGCGGCCCTGCTCGACGGCATGGACGCCGCGCTCTGCGCCTTCGACGCCGACGGCACGATCACCCACTGGAACCGCGAGGCCGAACGCGTCCTCGGCTGGACCGCCGACGAGGCCGTGGGGCGGAGCGGCTTCGCGGGCTGGGCGGTGCGCAGTGCGGACGCGGGAGACGTGCAGGGGCGGCTGATGGCCGCCATGGACGCCCCCGGCCGCTCGGTCCACGAGTTCGCGCTGCTGCGCAAGGACGGCGGGCGGGTTCTCGTACGGACGCAGTCCGCCGGGGTGCGGGGTGCCGACGGGAAGCCCGCCGGGGTGTACTGCGCGTTCAGCGAGGTGCACGCGCAGATCGACCTGGAGCGTGCGATCGCGCTCAGCGAGGCGCTGTTCGAGGAGGCGTCGTGGGGTGTCGTCCTCGTCGACGTGGACCTGCGCCCGACCGTCGTCAACGCCCATGCGGCCCGCGCGCTCGGCGGGGGCCGTACGGCCATGCTGGGCCGCCCGCTCGGTGATCTGATCGTGCAGGGCGTGGAGGACCTGGAGGGTTCGCTGCACCACGTCCTGGCCGAAGGGCCGCCGGCCGCACCCGCAGAGCTGTGGGTGACGCTGCGGACGCCGGAGGGCGACAAGCGGCGCTGCTGGCGCAGCGGCTTCCTGCGGCTGGCCTCCCCGCTCGCGGAGGAACCGGTTCCGCTCGGCGTCGGCTGGCTGTTCCAGGACGTGACGGCGGCGAAGCTGGCCGAGCAGGAGGCGGACCGGCTGCGTTTCCGGTCGAACCAGCTCCACAGGGCCGCGGCCTCGGCGGCCGAGTGCGAGGACCCGATGGAGGCGGCGACGGCCACGCTGGACTACGCGCTGGCCGGATTCGCCGACCACGTCGTGGTGGACCTGCTGGCGCCCGACGCCGACGCCGAGGACCCCCGTCCGGTGCGCGCGCTCTCGACGCCCGCCGACGGTCCGGGCCCGTGCCTGCCGGTCTCCGGCGGCTCGGGTCCGGTGCGGTACGCGGCCGGGCACCCGGCTCTCCAGTCACTGGACCGGGCCGGTTCGGTACGGGCGAGCGCGGGCGCCGGCACGAGCACCGCCGCCGAGGCGTGGGCGGTGGAGCGCCAGTGGCCCCGGGACTCGGTCCACGCCCTGTGCGCGGTGCTCCGCAGCCGGGGCCGGACGCTGGGCGTGGTCACCTTCCTCCGCGCGGCGAACCGCACCGCTTTCGAACGCCCGGACGCGACGTACGCGGAGACCGTGGCCGCCCGGGTGGCCACGGCGGTGGACCTGTCCCGCCTGACCGCCTAG